A DNA window from Hevea brasiliensis isolate MT/VB/25A 57/8 chromosome 2, ASM3005281v1, whole genome shotgun sequence contains the following coding sequences:
- the LOC110632677 gene encoding uncharacterized protein LOC110632677 yields MALLQLVSAHKPSLKPNTNLPPLNPSSNSSTLHYHSRRRRRHTSSLRCSASEKHHTNHPKPDDVVELPLFPLPLVLFPGAILPLQIFEFRYRIMMHTLLHTDLRFGVIYSDATSGAAEVGCVGEIVKHERLVDDRFFLICKGQERFRITNLVRTKPYLVAEVSWLEDRPSGDEDVETLATEVETNMKDVIRLSNRLNGKPEKEAQDLRRNLFPTPFSFFVGSTFEGAPREQQALLELEDTAARLKREKETLRNTLNYLTAASAVKDVFPSS; encoded by the coding sequence ATGGCTCTGCTTCAGCTCGTATCTGCTCACAAACCCTCGTTAAAACCCAATACTAACCTTCCTCCTTTAAACCCTTCCTCCAATTCTTCTACTCTCCATTACCACAGTCGCCGCCGTAGGCGACACACCAGCTCCCTCAGGTGCTCCGCCTCCGAAAAGCATCACACCAACCATCCTAAACCAGATGATGTTGTTGAATTGCCGCTCTTTCCTCTCCCGCTCGTCCTATTCCCTGGCGCTATCTTACCTCTCCAGATCTTCGAGTTCCGTTACCGCATTATGATGCACACTCTCCTCCACACTGACCTGCGATTCGGTGTCATCTACTCCGACGCTACCTCCGGCGCTGCTGAAGTCGGATGTGTCGGCGAGATTGTTAAACACGAGCGCCTCGTCGACGACCGCTTCTTCCTCATCTGCAAGGGCCAGGAGCGTTTCCGTATTACCAATCTCGTCCGCACAAAACCTTATCTTGTGGCCGAGGTCAGTTGGCTGGAGGACCGGCCGTCAGGGGATGAGGACGTCGAAACTTTAGCTACGGAAGTGGAGACCAATATGAAAGACGTGATTCGATTATCGAATCGGTTGAACGGGAAGCCCGAAAAGGAAGCTCAGGATTTGCGAAGGAATCTGTTCCCGACTCCGTTTTCGTTTTTCGTAGGGAGTACTTTCGAGGGCGCGCCAAGGGAGCAGCAGGCGTTGTTGGAATTGGAGGATACGGCGGCGAGGTTGAAGAGAGAGaaggagactttgagaaacactctTAACTACTTGACGGCTGCCTCCGCCGTTAAAGATGTGTTTCCGTCTTCatga